From the Cyanobacteria bacterium FACHB-DQ100 genome, one window contains:
- a CDS encoding peptidoglycan DD-metalloendopeptidase family protein, translating to MLAIVQSITALKPIRTFLIGVCCIALIFVGLPLAAQTPPEINQLKQQQQQLDQQRSYIQKEREKLQRQERSAQKNLTGIRRNIQVTTAQIQTTEAQLSNANRVLKKLEADLSKAENSYQQRQSATVSRLRFLQRQQRSSGWAVLLQSENLNDFLDRRFRLKQIYKNDRKTLADLQTAAEKVDRQRQQVEQQKNNIVIISQQLMAQKSEFEQQADSQKQVVDRLRTNRRALEAAEAQLEQDSKSIGELIQRRIAEERARNGIVILGTGQFNLPSEGPITSPFGYRMHPILGYQRFHAGLDFGADYGAPILAADRGVVIFAGWYGGYGNSVILDHGNGITTMYAHAQELYVSDGQTVERGKAIATTGSTGLSTGPHLHFEVRKDGEPVDPMNYL from the coding sequence ATGCTGGCGATCGTCCAATCTATAACCGCTCTCAAGCCGATAAGAACGTTCCTGATCGGTGTATGCTGCATCGCCTTAATTTTCGTGGGATTACCGCTTGCCGCGCAAACCCCACCAGAAATTAACCAACTCAAGCAGCAGCAGCAGCAACTCGACCAGCAGCGATCGTACATCCAGAAAGAACGCGAAAAATTGCAGCGCCAAGAGCGATCGGCGCAAAAGAATCTCACAGGCATTCGTCGAAACATCCAAGTGACGACCGCTCAGATCCAAACGACTGAAGCACAACTCAGCAACGCCAATCGAGTGCTGAAAAAATTAGAAGCCGATTTGAGTAAAGCGGAAAATAGCTATCAGCAGAGACAATCTGCCACCGTTTCACGGCTGCGATTTCTGCAACGCCAGCAGAGGAGTAGCGGTTGGGCAGTTTTGCTGCAAAGTGAAAATCTCAATGATTTTCTCGATCGCCGATTTCGTCTCAAGCAGATTTACAAGAACGATCGCAAAACTCTAGCCGATCTGCAAACCGCAGCCGAAAAAGTCGATCGTCAGCGTCAACAAGTTGAACAGCAAAAGAACAACATCGTGATAATTAGCCAACAATTGATGGCGCAAAAGTCCGAGTTTGAGCAGCAGGCAGACTCTCAGAAGCAAGTCGTCGACCGGCTCAGAACCAATCGCCGCGCTCTCGAAGCCGCAGAAGCCCAACTTGAACAAGACTCGAAAAGCATTGGAGAATTGATTCAAAGACGCATTGCCGAAGAACGCGCCAGAAATGGAATTGTGATTTTAGGAACAGGGCAATTTAACTTACCGAGTGAAGGCCCGATTACTAGCCCATTTGGCTATCGAATGCACCCAATTTTGGGCTATCAGCGCTTTCATGCAGGATTGGACTTTGGAGCGGATTATGGTGCGCCGATCTTAGCTGCCGATCGTGGCGTAGTCATCTTTGCGGGCTGGTATGGCGGGTATGGAAACTCGGTGATTCTGGATCACGGAAACGGAATTACAACGATGTATGCCCATGCTCAGGAACTCTATGTATCAGACGGGCAAACCGTAGAACGTGGAAAAGCGATCGCTACAACTGGCTCGACCGGACTATCGACAGGCCCTCACCTGCATTTTGAGGTGCGAAAAGATGGAGAACCTGTCGATCCGATGAACTATCTCTGA
- a CDS encoding cistern family PEP-CTERM protein, with translation MFKNLSFAILTLCSGVASLGLLLAADPAFARNGNGNGNGNGASTPPTQTTPPTTSTQTTTSTTSTQTTAPTQSATPATSSFAVGLADLGKIFRVNFDGNVATETVNGMSSFADFTFKGFTSQGGNTIATFDVLLDNTTGGDIFSRVSALGFNTSATLTGASTSGLFSNAHLDGAFPNQFGNIGVCFTNGNACQGGTSGGVNNSTSLPGTFDKGTFSFSLALSGNVDTLSLSNFGVRYQSIDSKSLGFNGESGTGRGTSVTTVTPPTTVTPPPPTTVTPPPPTTVTPPPPLFDKPIDGTPPGDQPTMPPVSPPTSPKPPTPKPTKVPEPGTIAALALVSAIALKYRKQQEADAEA, from the coding sequence ATGTTTAAAAACTTGTCTTTTGCAATTTTGACGCTCTGTTCTGGGGTTGCGAGTTTAGGCTTGTTGCTTGCTGCTGATCCAGCATTCGCAAGAAACGGCAATGGTAACGGTAACGGCAACGGTGCCTCAACTCCCCCAACTCAGACCACACCGCCTACAACTTCCACTCAGACCACAACGTCTACAACTTCCACTCAGACCACAGCACCTACCCAAAGCGCAACTCCAGCCACCAGTTCTTTTGCAGTTGGACTTGCAGATTTGGGTAAAATCTTCCGCGTCAACTTTGACGGCAACGTTGCGACTGAAACAGTGAACGGGATGTCCTCGTTTGCCGACTTCACCTTCAAGGGATTCACATCTCAGGGTGGAAACACGATCGCAACATTCGACGTTTTGCTTGATAACACCACTGGCGGTGATATCTTCTCTCGCGTTTCAGCGCTGGGCTTCAACACCTCAGCAACGCTTACAGGTGCTAGCACCAGTGGTTTGTTTAGCAACGCTCATCTCGACGGCGCTTTCCCGAATCAGTTTGGTAATATCGGAGTTTGCTTCACGAATGGTAATGCCTGTCAAGGTGGAACCAGTGGTGGTGTGAACAACAGCACTTCGCTGCCTGGAACCTTCGATAAGGGCACATTTAGCTTTTCGCTTGCGTTGAGCGGTAATGTGGACACGCTGAGTCTGAGCAATTTTGGCGTTCGCTATCAGAGCATTGATAGCAAATCTCTAGGCTTTAATGGTGAGAGTGGTACAGGTCGCGGAACGTCAGTTACGACTGTAACACCACCAACCACAGTCACCCCCCCACCGCCGACGACTGTGACACCTCCACCACCAACCACGGTCACACCTCCGCCTCCACTGTTTGACAAGCCGATCGACGGAACCCCACCAGGTGATCAACCGACTATGCCCCCAGTCAGCCCACCCACGTCGCCTAAACCTCCTACACCAAAGCCTACGAAAGTCCCAGAACCCGGCACGATCGCAGCTTTGGCTCTCGTGAGTGCGATCGCACTCAAATACCGCAAGCAGCAAGAAGCCGACGCTGAAGCGTAA
- a CDS encoding vitamin K epoxide reductase family protein, giving the protein MEPRELSLELRRGDNPDLSRRRLITGLSVLGATMAEAVSLYQIGAVKELPDLPLPGIDSNKVDASDYAYSVLDTPDGFFMLVNYSITALLAGAGTANRAKDAPWLPIAMSGKTLMDSIFALRLARIEWRDNEAFCAYCQVATLCSIASFLLSIPEASRAFQFLMGKGDVDIAQR; this is encoded by the coding sequence ATGGAACCGAGAGAACTGAGCCTTGAATTGCGTAGAGGCGACAATCCTGACCTATCCCGCCGTCGATTGATCACTGGACTATCTGTACTCGGTGCAACGATGGCAGAAGCTGTTTCGCTCTATCAAATCGGTGCAGTCAAGGAACTACCAGACTTGCCGCTTCCAGGGATTGATTCTAATAAAGTCGATGCCTCCGATTATGCTTACAGCGTTTTGGATACGCCCGATGGCTTCTTTATGCTGGTGAACTATTCCATCACCGCATTGTTAGCTGGGGCAGGCACCGCCAATCGAGCAAAGGATGCCCCTTGGTTGCCGATCGCAATGTCAGGCAAAACCTTGATGGATTCGATCTTTGCACTACGCTTAGCTCGGATTGAATGGCGTGATAACGAAGCCTTCTGCGCCTACTGTCAAGTCGCGACGCTGTGTTCGATCGCATCGTTCCTGCTCTCGATTCCCGAAGCGAGTCGCGCCTTCCAGTTTCTCATGGGCAAGGGCGACGTGGATATCGCTCAGAGATAG